Proteins encoded within one genomic window of Cytophagales bacterium:
- a CDS encoding helix-turn-helix domain-containing protein has product MPTKKDEFTIEELAKLAARIKSLRISKGYSNYENFAFEHKIPRAQYGRYEKGEDLRYSSLLKIIKAFDMTISEFFSEGFD; this is encoded by the coding sequence ATGCCCACAAAGAAAGATGAGTTTACAATTGAGGAGTTGGCTAAGTTAGCGGCCAGAATAAAGTCATTAAGAATTTCCAAAGGATACTCAAATTATGAGAATTTCGCTTTTGAACATAAAATCCCGCGGGCTCAATATGGTCGTTACGAAAAGGGTGAGGATTTACGTTACAGTAGTTTATTGAAGATAATCAAGGCTTTTGACATGACAATTTCTGAGTTTTTCAGTGAAGGATTCGATTAA
- a CDS encoding alpha/beta hydrolase — MKRQGLFLLLCTAMMVAQAQTKVELDGGVKGKRFSLKLDWGDLNYEVFGKGDPLLILHGNGGSVASRYQIIPQLLEHHQVIAVDSRCHGRSSCPEGDLDYFDMADDVMALMQHLGHEKYSIWGHSDGGILGLIIGYKSTSKLDRMLISGANTRLSGLHPELVTMMKNYEQIPEPRTKTHVALMVNQKEIPMDSIRKIDVPVMLMVGDRDAVLMEHTMEIYEALPMSNLCVLPASSHFISSEKPNHIVYWIREFKKPFSAPSTVEIANQMAQSMFDH; from the coding sequence GTGAAAAGACAAGGATTATTCTTGCTACTGTGTACTGCGATGATGGTAGCACAAGCTCAAACCAAGGTAGAACTAGATGGAGGTGTAAAAGGGAAACGATTTTCATTAAAATTGGATTGGGGTGATCTCAATTACGAGGTATTTGGCAAGGGTGATCCGCTGTTGATTCTTCATGGGAATGGGGGATCCGTGGCAAGCAGATATCAGATCATTCCTCAGTTGCTGGAGCATCATCAGGTCATTGCTGTGGACAGTAGATGTCATGGCCGTAGCAGTTGTCCAGAGGGAGACCTGGACTATTTTGACATGGCAGACGATGTGATGGCCCTCATGCAACACCTTGGACATGAGAAATACAGTATCTGGGGACATAGTGACGGGGGCATTTTGGGATTGATCATTGGCTATAAATCCACCAGCAAACTAGATAGAATGCTCATTTCCGGAGCCAATACCCGATTGTCCGGGTTGCACCCTGAATTGGTGACAATGATGAAAAATTATGAGCAGATTCCTGAGCCAAGAACCAAAACCCATGTAGCACTGATGGTAAATCAAAAGGAAATCCCGATGGATAGTATCCGTAAGATTGATGTTCCCGTAATGCTCATGGTAGGGGACAGGGATGCCGTATTGATGGAACACACAATGGAAATATACGAAGCGCTACCTATGTCAAACTTATGCGTTTTGCCCGCTTCATCACATTTCATTAGTAGCGAGAAGCCCAATCATATTGTCTATTGGATTAGAGAATTTAAAAAGCCATTTTCAGCCCCATCAACCGTTGAAATAGCGAACCAAATGGCACAATCAATGTTTGATCACTAG
- a CDS encoding AraC family transcriptional regulator yields MTLCEEHPKDLAVSKYIDRYQLFMIQEPAFFKTIPNGKIECYMVKSGEFKTWDVPSQSFISGGSSGILPATNQPTFYHIPGKLICLNIKLNLNIVGLSMFNGLLTNWAGFDVANLIPLEEQQRILAKCSESDMTIPVSDLDAAIELSLCRNPINSQVEKVVALMEDQLTSKFKVSDLASNMAMSEKSLERMVKKQFNLTPKELWQVIRFQHASHKLKNQPNSKFIDALEFGYYDQSHFIKECRKITSYSPKELFSKMKLPTNDLAFE; encoded by the coding sequence ATGACGCTATGTGAGGAACACCCCAAAGACTTAGCAGTATCGAAATACATTGACAGGTACCAGCTATTCATGATTCAGGAGCCTGCGTTCTTCAAAACGATCCCAAATGGCAAGATTGAATGCTACATGGTCAAAAGTGGGGAGTTCAAGACCTGGGATGTCCCGTCACAATCATTTATTTCGGGTGGGTCATCTGGGATTTTACCGGCTACCAATCAGCCCACTTTCTATCACATTCCTGGCAAACTTATTTGCTTGAATATTAAGCTGAATCTTAACATTGTTGGACTTTCAATGTTCAATGGATTGTTAACCAACTGGGCGGGTTTCGATGTGGCTAACTTAATCCCTCTGGAAGAACAGCAGCGCATTCTTGCTAAATGCTCTGAAAGCGATATGACCATTCCGGTTTCGGATCTTGACGCTGCCATTGAGTTATCTCTTTGTCGAAATCCAATCAATTCGCAAGTTGAAAAAGTCGTAGCATTGATGGAAGATCAGCTGACCAGCAAATTCAAAGTATCTGATCTTGCAAGCAACATGGCCATGTCTGAAAAATCGTTGGAGAGAATGGTCAAAAAGCAGTTTAACCTGACGCCCAAAGAGTTGTGGCAAGTCATTCGTTTCCAACATGCCTCTCATAAATTAAAAAACCAACCCAATAGCAAATTCATCGATGCACTTGAATTCGGTTACTATGACCAATCTCATTTCATAAAAGAATGTCGAAAAATCACCAGTTATTCTCCCAAAGAGCTCTTTTCAAAGATGAAACTTCCAACAAATGATCTCGCTTTCGAATAA
- a CDS encoding Crp/Fnr family transcriptional regulator, giving the protein MEKIYQYYKQTFNISDHDWDIFSSKLIQQDFKKKAQILKKGETEKYLSFIEAGIVRFYIPKIEYDTTINLAFEGSFASVYDSFLTQSPSAYACEAITDTTLWRLAYDELQNIYSETTIGNLIGRKAAEQLYLLIKQRELSFLNKSAEERYLDLFETRPDLIKHIPLKYIASYIGVTPQALSRIRRRIT; this is encoded by the coding sequence ATGGAAAAAATCTATCAGTACTATAAGCAGACGTTTAATATATCTGATCATGACTGGGATATCTTTTCTTCTAAATTGATCCAACAAGACTTCAAGAAAAAAGCTCAAATTTTAAAGAAAGGTGAGACCGAAAAGTACCTTTCCTTCATTGAAGCGGGTATTGTGAGGTTCTATATTCCAAAAATAGAATATGACACTACCATCAATTTGGCCTTTGAAGGTTCGTTTGCCTCTGTTTACGATTCTTTTCTCACGCAATCTCCTTCAGCGTATGCATGTGAAGCCATAACTGACACCACCTTGTGGCGCCTGGCTTATGATGAATTGCAGAACATTTATTCCGAAACAACGATTGGCAATCTAATCGGGCGAAAAGCGGCTGAACAGTTGTACTTATTAATCAAACAACGAGAGTTGTCGTTTCTCAACAAATCTGCAGAAGAACGTTACCTGGACCTTTTCGAAACCAGGCCTGATTTGATCAAGCATATCCCATTGAAATATATCGCCTCTTATATCGGTGTTACTCCCCAGGCATTGAGCAGAATTCGCAGGCGCATTACTTAA
- a CDS encoding DUF2141 domain-containing protein codes for MKTNKMLPVLMAVLLPLLKSYSQEIKPVVRVSNIENITGTLYIGWYDEPEDFRINDKAIYREKLIVSNQSEVSVTFDYIPTGNYAIAVFLDEDDDYFLDRNLFGLPKEKYGFSNNTLPAFRPATFEESSFVLSKEEHVVSIKLK; via the coding sequence ATGAAAACGAACAAAATGCTTCCTGTGCTAATGGCCGTGTTGCTTCCCTTATTGAAATCCTACAGCCAGGAGATAAAACCAGTGGTAAGGGTGTCCAACATTGAAAATATAACAGGTACCCTTTATATCGGTTGGTACGATGAACCGGAGGATTTTCGTATCAATGACAAAGCCATTTACAGAGAAAAATTGATTGTGAGTAACCAATCAGAAGTCTCCGTAACATTTGACTACATTCCTACTGGGAACTATGCCATTGCTGTATTTCTGGATGAGGATGATGATTATTTCTTAGACAGGAACCTATTCGGTTTACCGAAAGAAAAATACGGATTTTCTAATAATACACTGCCAGCATTCAGGCCGGCAACCTTTGAAGAGTCATCCTTTGTCTTGAGCAAAGAGGAACATGTTGTGTCCATCAAACTGAAATAA
- a CDS encoding NAD-dependent epimerase/dehydratase family protein: protein MSKRQSRREFIELSVKTGVAASVLPATLTSCESTHAKNDQVTEDTSKQLSILILGGTSFLGPHQIAYAIDRGHAVSTFTRGKTKPTVNIKYFDQVEQLIGDREDDLTALENRKWDVVIDNSGRRVEWTQKSASLLKENCGLYLYTSSTGVFFPYLKNDHNESDEVLLAMPEGVDEDIKPVYDYGIMKANSELAAISEFGEDRAIIVRPTYMIGPADRTNRFIHWPIRLSQGGEIMVPGKETDLVQYVDVRDVAEWMIRLAEEKKSGTYNAVGPKSQQNIHAFVEEAATAFETESSFVKIDNHDFLKTNGVEYIVPWIMPTDGNQGSAMINNEKAIKNGLSFRPLPVSVKDTYDWWYSDAVSQERRDEVAIDPNGVLSREASIIEKWKARG from the coding sequence ATGAGTAAACGGCAATCAAGAAGGGAGTTTATTGAACTGAGTGTGAAAACGGGCGTGGCAGCTTCGGTTTTGCCTGCCACATTAACGAGTTGTGAATCTACTCATGCTAAGAACGATCAGGTTACTGAGGACACTTCGAAGCAACTAAGCATCCTTATTCTTGGTGGTACGAGCTTTTTGGGACCACATCAAATTGCTTATGCCATTGACAGAGGTCATGCTGTTTCGACATTCACTAGAGGAAAGACGAAACCTACCGTCAATATCAAATACTTTGATCAGGTGGAGCAACTCATTGGTGATCGGGAGGATGATCTCACGGCGTTGGAAAATCGGAAATGGGACGTAGTGATTGACAATTCTGGTCGCAGGGTGGAATGGACCCAAAAATCGGCGAGCTTGCTGAAAGAAAACTGTGGCCTCTACCTCTACACTTCTTCTACCGGTGTGTTCTTTCCCTACCTAAAAAACGATCACAACGAAAGTGATGAAGTGCTGCTCGCCATGCCGGAGGGTGTTGATGAGGACATTAAACCCGTCTATGATTATGGCATCATGAAAGCCAATTCGGAGTTAGCGGCCATTTCCGAATTTGGTGAAGACAGGGCCATCATCGTAAGGCCTACCTACATGATTGGACCAGCCGACCGAACGAATCGATTCATTCACTGGCCCATAAGACTCAGCCAGGGCGGAGAAATCATGGTTCCGGGAAAGGAAACCGATCTGGTACAATATGTGGATGTACGGGATGTCGCCGAATGGATGATCCGATTAGCAGAGGAAAAGAAAAGTGGCACCTATAACGCCGTTGGACCAAAATCACAGCAAAATATACATGCCTTTGTCGAGGAAGCAGCCACTGCCTTTGAAACGGAATCGTCTTTCGTGAAAATAGATAATCATGATTTCCTGAAAACCAATGGGGTCGAATACATCGTGCCGTGGATCATGCCAACTGATGGCAACCAGGGCTCAGCCATGATCAATAATGAAAAGGCCATCAAAAATGGGCTTTCCTTCCGGCCGCTACCAGTATCAGTGAAAGACACTTATGATTGGTGGTATTCGGATGCCGTAAGTCAGGAACGGCGAGATGAGGTAGCCATCGATCCCAATGGCGTTTTGTCCAGAGAAGCATCTATCATTGAAAAGTGGAAAGCACGGGGTTAA
- a CDS encoding alpha-amylase family glycosyl hydrolase: MRKNSGRVVFRFFAVGACIFFNFFSIHAQNALVGAGFSTGWNGGCGSDNSSFTFFSANAGGTYGSNPLNAGGTGNQYWRFAIDWGGTIAQRTITPGVDTEVTPGTKYTLSSTCTTSGALFTNVTSTAHNYVFKTLNASSNPTGDFVFFKIEGDVRSVSSVTQDIVNPITDDNVVVTANLDGALSTGQSVYLRYTTDSYATSTIVEMTGSGTAYTATIPAASNTYGTAVSYYLFTSGSGLTIAHGDADLYTINLNNNGGSNYSYTPGFYRFTPVSPTASDQITLRFAEEGTDLATLPSDEEVYAHIGAVLQGAASTTWDVTKGNWGIGDGVGQFTETSNGSNIWELTFNPYPYFTDIESIDDGNANPEEASTVLAFDQLRHSIFRLGFVFRSTSGDLVVKDNGASDGNDIYQDITPGIGLLADSDPLDTLVAVDLATAASTYTFSGTTQVASNLVIKVNDVTTQSPTSVTSFSETVNVGTLGIGLHKIEVAATSGSLQAKTIVRYLNIYDSDNFVTLSSGLDPALPTASTSLTITFNASNTTLEGASKVYLHSAAVTESPTSQTWGTTIGNWGQDDGVGQMTATGNPNEWSITFTPNDYYFGGSPDPNDNIFRLAMVFRNADGSLQQKDINTGNDIYLDLDPGFYLLLNSPSDGSGLVQEGATFTISATASASADFNVSINNTPPYSNTANSTTDISFDTSISSSGSYVLTVTADDGSTSKTKTATINVFAPVTSEDHPTGMLYGPNYDDNDPSKATLLLHMPTQSGISVVHVIGDFNNWTVSETYKMKKTTAGDVWWLELTGLTPGQEYVYQYLVNGSVKSGDPYADKVSDPDDQYISAARYPGLIAYPSDKTEFRATVLQTNQTPYQWQINDFERPALYKTNIYELLIRDFTDAGTYQGVIDNLDYIQNLGFNAIHLMPTGEFEGNESWGYNPNYYFAPDKFYGPKDKLKELVDEAHKRGIAIIGDLVLNHSFYSSPFARLYWDEGTAGSSICAPDARPRSDNPWMNECHNFVDERAAWWGADFNHNSTHTQALVDSVTNYWMTEYRFDGFRFDFTKGFSNTTVNCPDCWGSSYDQARIDNLNRMKTALETNHPGAYVIFEHLANADEDRILANGGIHMWGGASVTKRYEQIVLGYDDTNRDLTNGVYDASPTFFSFANWMSYMESHDEERLAYELHNYGRDFIKTELDVANRDFENMSEDFAPANMNTFITRLKLPAAINLLLPGARMVWQFGELGYDYSINYNGRTGNKPVRWDYYNNTKRRELHDFYAKLLNLRKNHEVFHHLDAYDLGDGSWVKWMRFKHNGVTAVVLTNFQAWKSGDSQNGSQVEFIDFNASAIFESCGGDWYEHVSETYETLDLGTDFRLNAGDIKIYTNVDIDPNAPSATSGVGDVTWGAEWDNSGITFSVVNAPTNESAVIYLDIDPVDPVNGGANSDGSLAGLQIDNATVNPAFRADFVGIINTSGRTFHTDDGANGWNSSSSGAAWTYAESNCSNRRTVTIPWSDITGSGVPTQFNWMGYVVYNNTNTGTYGAMPTGNGFESDLGASGSGPYVAGTAVRYFSVDVSGGQTDAFSMNNYAHDGGTLADFGSISLGSFGMNTSGTISLASGAAWEIQDEFYIGSGSTINLNDATVTFNGTNFENAGTFNAQTSTVIMAGNSPTTITGNITFNNLTINNAAGVTLAGNITVTGTLTLTNGKLTSSASQILIVSENGTVSGAGPDSYVTGPVRKVGNNAAGFTFPVGSSAHYAPIGIESVANGLSTDYFTAQYFDTPYGAGPADRVIDNPQAGTFEAISFNEYWNLDRSVGSSMEARVRLFFRDFGRSGIQDLSQVVVAHHNGSEWVSEGGTVTNQVVRGSVLSGTLTSFSPMSSGGPDDVVTPVTLISFHGKNSGAYNELTWETATEKNHSHFEVYRSLDGEDFEWIADVQGANNDQGAAYAYQDKHVGPGNYYYQLKQVDFDGQFEWFSIVLVTVATDPDVQWKMYPNPVKEDRVIHLNLSQSIDESQNPTFELIGLSGKTIYKTQISSANDAYLVRVPSHVQSGMYLMRVTFLEKVWTKRVLLD; the protein is encoded by the coding sequence ATGAGGAAGAATTCAGGAAGAGTAGTTTTTAGGTTTTTCGCAGTAGGAGCATGTATTTTTTTTAATTTTTTTTCTATTCATGCTCAGAATGCTCTTGTTGGTGCGGGATTTTCAACGGGATGGAATGGCGGATGCGGGTCTGATAACTCAAGTTTTACATTTTTCTCGGCTAATGCCGGTGGAACCTATGGCTCCAATCCCCTTAATGCCGGGGGGACAGGTAACCAATATTGGCGGTTCGCGATTGATTGGGGTGGAACGATTGCGCAAAGGACAATTACACCAGGTGTAGACACAGAAGTCACACCTGGAACGAAATACACCTTAAGTAGTACGTGTACTACCAGTGGGGCTTTATTTACGAACGTTACTTCTACAGCTCATAATTATGTCTTCAAAACATTAAATGCCAGTTCCAATCCTACTGGTGATTTTGTCTTTTTCAAGATAGAAGGAGATGTGCGATCTGTGTCCAGTGTTACACAGGATATAGTCAATCCGATCACCGATGACAATGTAGTGGTCACTGCCAATTTAGATGGGGCACTGTCTACCGGTCAATCAGTATATCTCCGGTACACGACCGATAGCTATGCGACCAGCACCATTGTGGAAATGACTGGTTCCGGTACAGCATACACGGCTACCATTCCAGCGGCCTCCAATACCTATGGGACTGCAGTGAGTTACTATCTCTTTACCTCCGGTAGTGGCCTGACCATTGCCCATGGTGATGCAGACCTCTACACCATCAACCTCAACAATAATGGAGGATCTAATTATTCCTATACGCCGGGCTTTTATCGTTTTACACCTGTTTCACCCACAGCCTCAGATCAGATTACTTTGCGATTTGCAGAAGAAGGGACGGATCTGGCTACTTTGCCTTCGGATGAAGAAGTATATGCACATATAGGAGCTGTCCTGCAGGGAGCTGCTTCTACGACCTGGGACGTCACCAAAGGAAATTGGGGCATTGGCGATGGGGTAGGTCAGTTCACCGAAACCTCCAATGGGTCCAATATTTGGGAATTGACATTTAATCCCTATCCGTATTTTACAGATATCGAAAGCATCGATGATGGCAATGCCAATCCCGAGGAAGCGTCCACCGTTTTGGCGTTTGATCAGTTACGTCACAGCATTTTTCGACTGGGCTTTGTTTTCCGAAGCACCAGTGGTGATCTGGTGGTCAAAGACAATGGTGCCAGTGACGGCAATGACATCTACCAGGATATTACTCCGGGCATCGGACTGTTAGCGGATTCAGATCCATTGGACACGTTAGTGGCTGTGGACCTGGCCACGGCCGCATCGACCTATACTTTTTCCGGTACGACTCAGGTAGCTTCGAATTTGGTGATCAAAGTGAATGATGTGACCACCCAAAGTCCTACGAGCGTAACTTCCTTTTCAGAGACCGTGAATGTAGGAACTTTAGGGATAGGGTTGCATAAGATTGAAGTGGCGGCCACCTCCGGAAGCTTACAAGCCAAGACCATCGTTCGGTACCTCAATATTTATGACAGTGACAATTTTGTAACCCTTTCTTCTGGCTTAGATCCAGCTTTGCCCACCGCCAGCACTTCCCTGACCATTACTTTCAACGCCAGTAATACGACATTAGAAGGTGCTTCTAAAGTGTATTTGCACTCTGCAGCAGTAACTGAAAGTCCTACTTCTCAGACCTGGGGGACGACCATCGGAAACTGGGGACAAGATGATGGAGTAGGTCAAATGACCGCCACCGGCAATCCCAACGAATGGTCCATTACCTTCACACCCAATGATTATTACTTTGGCGGGAGCCCAGACCCCAATGATAACATCTTCCGGTTGGCAATGGTATTCCGAAATGCGGATGGTTCGCTTCAGCAAAAAGACATCAATACGGGCAATGACATTTATTTGGACTTAGATCCAGGATTCTACTTATTACTCAATAGTCCCTCTGATGGATCAGGTTTGGTCCAGGAAGGTGCGACGTTCACCATTTCTGCCACCGCTTCGGCATCGGCTGATTTCAATGTGTCGATCAACAACACGCCTCCTTATTCCAATACAGCCAATTCGACCACAGACATCAGTTTCGACACCAGCATTTCATCCAGTGGTTCGTATGTGCTCACGGTGACCGCTGATGATGGTTCAACCTCAAAAACCAAAACCGCAACGATCAATGTATTTGCACCGGTGACCAGTGAAGACCATCCTACTGGGATGTTGTATGGACCCAACTATGATGACAATGATCCGAGTAAAGCCACCTTGCTGCTGCACATGCCCACGCAATCCGGGATCTCCGTCGTGCATGTCATCGGAGATTTCAATAACTGGACGGTATCGGAAACTTACAAAATGAAGAAAACCACGGCCGGGGATGTTTGGTGGCTGGAACTTACAGGCCTGACACCTGGACAGGAATATGTGTATCAGTACCTGGTCAATGGTTCTGTCAAGTCTGGTGACCCGTATGCAGACAAAGTCAGCGATCCCGATGATCAATACATCTCAGCAGCCCGGTATCCGGGGCTGATTGCTTACCCTTCTGATAAAACGGAATTCCGCGCCACCGTTTTACAGACCAATCAGACACCTTATCAATGGCAGATCAACGACTTTGAACGACCCGCGCTATACAAAACAAACATCTACGAATTGCTGATCCGGGACTTTACGGATGCAGGGACCTATCAGGGTGTGATCGATAACCTGGATTACATCCAGAACCTGGGCTTCAATGCGATCCATTTGATGCCTACCGGTGAATTTGAAGGCAATGAAAGTTGGGGATATAATCCGAACTACTATTTCGCACCAGATAAATTCTATGGTCCGAAGGACAAGTTGAAGGAATTGGTCGATGAAGCCCATAAGAGGGGCATTGCGATCATTGGTGATCTGGTATTGAACCATTCTTTTTATTCTTCCCCTTTCGCACGATTGTACTGGGATGAAGGCACTGCTGGAAGCTCCATTTGTGCACCTGATGCCCGTCCAAGATCCGACAATCCATGGATGAACGAGTGTCACAATTTTGTGGATGAGCGTGCGGCCTGGTGGGGGGCAGATTTCAATCACAACAGTACCCACACCCAGGCATTGGTAGACAGTGTTACCAATTACTGGATGACCGAATATCGTTTTGATGGGTTCCGTTTCGACTTTACCAAAGGCTTTTCAAATACGACCGTGAACTGTCCCGATTGCTGGGGAAGTAGTTATGATCAGGCACGTATCGATAACCTGAATCGAATGAAAACAGCCCTGGAAACAAATCATCCGGGCGCCTACGTCATTTTTGAACACCTGGCCAATGCCGACGAGGACCGAATCCTGGCGAATGGAGGTATCCACATGTGGGGTGGGGCCTCTGTGACCAAACGATATGAGCAGATCGTATTGGGTTATGATGATACCAATCGGGACCTGACCAATGGCGTGTACGATGCTTCTCCGACGTTTTTTTCATTCGCCAATTGGATGAGCTACATGGAGAGCCATGATGAAGAACGCCTGGCTTATGAATTACATAACTATGGTCGTGATTTCATCAAAACCGAACTGGATGTAGCCAACCGCGATTTCGAAAACATGAGCGAGGACTTTGCTCCGGCCAATATGAATACCTTCATTACCCGGTTGAAATTACCAGCGGCGATCAACTTGTTGTTGCCGGGTGCGCGCATGGTATGGCAGTTTGGGGAACTGGGATATGACTACTCGATCAATTACAATGGTCGGACTGGAAACAAGCCTGTAAGATGGGATTATTACAACAATACGAAGCGCCGTGAGCTGCATGACTTCTATGCGAAACTGCTCAACCTAAGAAAGAACCACGAAGTATTCCACCACCTGGATGCTTATGACCTGGGCGATGGCAGCTGGGTCAAATGGATGCGTTTCAAGCACAATGGTGTGACAGCTGTGGTGCTTACTAATTTCCAGGCATGGAAAAGTGGGGACAGCCAAAACGGATCACAGGTAGAGTTCATCGACTTTAATGCCAGTGCCATTTTTGAAAGCTGCGGAGGAGATTGGTACGAACACGTTTCGGAAACCTATGAAACGTTGGACCTTGGAACGGATTTCCGATTGAACGCAGGCGATATCAAGATTTACACGAATGTGGATATCGATCCCAATGCCCCTTCTGCGACGAGTGGGGTAGGAGATGTGACCTGGGGTGCTGAATGGGACAATTCGGGGATCACCTTTAGTGTAGTAAATGCACCTACGAATGAATCTGCGGTGATCTATTTAGACATTGATCCTGTGGATCCGGTAAATGGCGGGGCCAATTCTGACGGATCTCTAGCTGGCTTGCAGATTGATAATGCTACCGTCAATCCTGCTTTCCGGGCAGATTTTGTCGGGATCATAAATACCAGTGGACGAACATTCCATACGGATGATGGCGCCAATGGATGGAATTCCAGCTCCAGTGGCGCGGCCTGGACCTATGCAGAAAGCAATTGTAGTAATCGAAGAACAGTAACCATCCCCTGGTCGGACATCACCGGTTCGGGAGTACCCACCCAATTTAATTGGATGGGCTATGTGGTGTACAACAATACGAACACAGGTACTTACGGCGCCATGCCTACGGGCAATGGGTTCGAAAGTGACCTTGGGGCTTCGGGTTCAGGGCCTTATGTAGCCGGAACGGCGGTGAGGTATTTCAGTGTAGATGTGAGTGGCGGACAGACGGATGCCTTTTCCATGAATAACTATGCCCACGATGGTGGAACGCTGGCAGACTTTGGAAGCATCAGTCTGGGTAGTTTCGGGATGAACACCAGCGGGACTATTTCTTTGGCCAGTGGTGCTGCCTGGGAAATTCAGGATGAATTTTATATCGGATCAGGATCCACGATCAATTTGAATGACGCAACAGTAACTTTCAACGGGACAAATTTTGAAAATGCCGGAACATTCAATGCACAGACGTCTACCGTAATCATGGCAGGGAATAGCCCTACGACGATCACGGGAAACATCACTTTTAATAACCTGACCATCAATAATGCCGCAGGTGTAACGCTCGCTGGCAACATCACAGTGACAGGTACGCTCACTTTGACCAACGGCAAACTGACATCCAGTGCCAGTCAAATATTAATCGTTTCCGAAAACGGGACAGTTTCCGGAGCAGGCCCTGACAGCTACGTGACCGGACCTGTAAGGAAGGTTGGGAATAATGCAGCAGGATTCACATTTCCAGTTGGCAGCTCAGCGCATTATGCACCTATCGGTATTGAAAGTGTCGCCAATGGTCTGTCTACGGATTATTTCACGGCACAATATTTCGATACTCCTTATGGTGCTGGACCAGCGGACAGGGTCATTGATAATCCTCAGGCCGGGACATTTGAGGCGATCAGTTTTAATGAATACTGGAACCTCGACAGAAGTGTGGGTTCAAGTATGGAAGCACGAGTACGTTTGTTTTTCCGTGATTTCGGTCGTAGTGGGATACAAGACCTGAGTCAAGTGGTGGTGGCCCATCACAATGGATCGGAATGGGTCAGTGAAGGAGGTACGGTTACCAATCAGGTGGTGCGCGGAAGTGTGCTCTCGGGTACTTTGACTTCTTTTTCACCAATGAGTTCAGGTGGCCCGGATGATGTGGTCACACCAGTTACATTAATATCCTTCCACGGCAAGAACAGTGGTGCTTACAACGAATTGACCTGGGAAACTGCCACAGAAAAGAACCATAGCCATTTTGAAGTATACCGTTCCCTCGATGGAGAGGATTTCGAATGGATTGCCGATGTGCAGGGAGCCAATAACGATCAAGGGGCGGCTTATGCTTATCAGGACAAACATGTCGGCCCGGGTAACTACTACTACCAATTGAAGCAGGTAGATTTTGATGGTCAGTTTGAATGGTTTTCCATTGTACTGGTGACCGTGGCCACAGATCCGGATGTGCAGTGGAAGATGTACCCCAACCCAGTTAAGGAAGACCGGGTCATTCACCTGAACCTCTCCCAATCCATCGATGAAAGTCAAAACCCAACGTTCGAGTTGATCGGCTTGTCGGGTAAGACAATCTACAAAACCCAGATATCCAGCGCCAATGATGCTTATTTAGTAAGGGTTCCGAGTCATGTTCAATCAGGCATGTATTTGATGCGCGTTACATTCCTTGAAAAAGTATGGACGAAGCGGGTGTTGTTGGATTGA